A window of the Streptomyces sp. NBC_00250 genome harbors these coding sequences:
- a CDS encoding histidine kinase, whose amino-acid sequence MSGIALAAAAAAGAVLLAAGFVLGRFAARRGGRTADPDLGTPVERATFHTLHTASLAAPPLRAGLTEETARRAAGTLRSLLGTEALCLTDRGAVLAWDGPGEDHHRAHAPEQVAETLETGRSRSAHTGCADPVCPLRWAVIAPLTGEDGVLGALVAYGSRESAVLVRAATEVARWASVQLELAELDRSRTRIVEAEIRALRAQISPHFIFNSLAAIASFVRTDPEQARELLLEFADFTRYSFRKHGEFAQLADELRSIEQYLALAGARFGDRLKVRLQIAPEVLPVTLPFLCLQPLVENAVKHGLEDRERGCRVTIAARDAGAEAVVTVEDDGIGMEPELLRAVLRGEHPAGSGIGLSNVDERLRQVYGAEYGLVIETGVGAGMKVTVRIPKYRQGVHRSPP is encoded by the coding sequence ATGAGCGGCATCGCGCTCGCCGCCGCGGCCGCCGCCGGTGCCGTGCTGCTCGCCGCCGGCTTCGTCCTGGGGCGGTTCGCCGCCCGGCGCGGGGGCCGCACCGCCGATCCCGACCTCGGCACGCCCGTCGAGCGGGCCACCTTCCACACCCTGCACACCGCCTCCCTCGCGGCCCCGCCGCTGCGCGCCGGACTCACCGAGGAGACCGCCCGCAGAGCGGCCGGCACCCTCCGCTCGCTGCTCGGCACGGAGGCGCTCTGCCTCACCGACCGGGGCGCCGTCCTCGCCTGGGACGGACCGGGCGAGGACCATCACCGCGCGCACGCCCCGGAACAGGTCGCCGAGACCCTGGAGACCGGCCGCAGCCGGTCCGCGCACACCGGCTGCGCCGACCCCGTGTGCCCGCTGCGCTGGGCGGTGATCGCCCCGCTGACCGGTGAGGACGGTGTCCTCGGCGCGCTCGTCGCCTACGGTTCGCGGGAGTCGGCCGTCCTGGTGCGGGCCGCGACCGAGGTGGCCCGCTGGGCCTCCGTACAGCTGGAGCTCGCCGAGCTGGACCGCTCGCGCACGCGGATCGTGGAGGCCGAGATCCGCGCCCTGCGGGCCCAGATCTCCCCGCACTTCATCTTCAACTCGCTCGCCGCCATCGCCTCGTTCGTCCGCACGGACCCGGAGCAGGCGCGTGAACTCCTCCTCGAATTCGCCGATTTCACCCGCTACTCGTTCCGCAAGCACGGTGAGTTCGCCCAGCTCGCCGACGAACTGCGCTCCATCGAGCAGTACTTGGCGCTCGCGGGGGCGCGGTTCGGGGACCGGCTGAAGGTGAGGCTGCAGATCGCCCCCGAGGTGCTGCCGGTCACCCTGCCCTTCCTCTGTCTCCAACCCCTGGTGGAGAACGCCGTGAAGCACGGTCTGGAGGACCGTGAGCGGGGCTGCCGCGTCACGATCGCGGCCCGCGACGCGGGCGCGGAGGCCGTGGTGACCGTCGAGGACGACGGCATCGGCATGGAACCGGAGCTGTTGCGCGCGGTCCTGCGCGGCGAGCACCCCGCCGGCTCCGGCATCGGTCTCTCCAACGTGGACGAGCGGCTGCGTCAGGTGTACGGGGCTGAGTACGGGCTCGTCATCGAGACCGGGGTCGGTGCGGGGATGAAGGTGACGGTACGCATCCCCAAGTACCGGCAGGGAGTGCACCGTTCGCCGCCGTGA